Below is a window of Candidatus Binatia bacterium DNA.
GGATACGACGAGCGCCTCTCCCGCCACGTCGAGGACGGAGCGGTTCATCCGCCCCGCCTCGTCCTCGAAGATGCGAAGCAGGGCGCAGCGCTCGGCGAGACGGGGTGCCGCGGCATCCGGATCGGATGCGGCGACCCCGAGCAGGATCAAGAGCCCGGTCCCGATCCGCGCGATCTCCTCCTCCTCCACCCGCACCGCGGCGCGGCTGACGCGCTGGAGGAGCGCCCTCACGAAGCGAGACCGGCTTCCCCGTGGCCCGGCTTGCCGAAGACCTGCTCGCGCTCGACGGCATCCACGCCGTCCACGTTCTCGATCGCGCGCATCACCTCGCGAAGGTGCGCCAGGTCGCGCACCTCGACCACGAACGCGCCGCGGGCGTTCCGGTCGTTCGCCTTGATCCCGGCGGTCCGGATGTTCGTGTTCGTGGTCGAGATCGCCTTGGCGATGTCGGCGAGGAGGCTCTTCCGATCCTGGCCGAAGATCGAGAGCTTCACGGTGAAGGAGTCCTCGGGCTTGGCGCTCCAATCCACGACCATCCGCCGCTCCGCCGGCACGCGGTCGTCGAACGTGTTCGGGCAGTCGGTGCGGTGCACGGTCACGCCGCGTCCGCGCGTCACGATGCCGACGACCGGATCGCCGGGCACCGGCTGGCAGCACTTGGCGTAGGCGACCATCAGGTTGTCGACGCCCTGGATGCGCACGCCGTGTCCGGGCCGCCCGGTGATCGCGCGGATGGTCTCGAGCGAGGCCTCCTTGAGGCGCTGCACCGGGCCGCCGCCGTCGGGGATCCACTTGCCGATCACCTGCTGCACCGAGAGGTTCCCCTGTCCCAGCGCGGCGTAGAGCCCGTTCACGTCGGGATGCCCCATCGACTGCGCGAGGCTCTCGACGGAGACGTCCGGAGGAGGGGTGAGACGCCGGCGCCGCAGCTCGCGCTCGAGGATCTCTTTCCCCAGCGCGACGCTGTCGGAATGCTCGGCCACCTTGAGCCAGTGGCGGATCTTGGAGCGCGCCGCGTGCGTGCGCACCAGCTTCAGCCAGTCGCGGTTCGGTTTGGCGCCCGGCGACGTGATGATCTGCACCGTGTCGCCGCTTCGAAGCTCGGTGCGGAGCGCCACGATCCTTCCGTTCACCTTGGCGCCGACGCAGTGGTTCCCCACCTGCGTGTGCACGAGGTAGGCGAAGTCGAGCGGCGTGGCGCCGCGCGGCAGCCGCCGCAGGTCCCCCCGCGGCGTGAAGACGAAGACCTCGTCCTGGTAGAGGCTCGTCTTGAGGTACTCCATGAACTCGTCGGGATCGCCCATGGTCGCGCTCTGGAAGTCCGCCCCGCGCAGGAGCGGCGCCAGCTTCGCCTCGAGCTCCGCGTCCTGCCGCCCCCCCTCCTTGTACCGGTAGTGCGCCGCGACGCCGAGCTCCGCGATCTGGTGCATCTCGGCCGTGCGAATCTGGAACTCGACCATGAGGCCGCCGGGGGCCACGACCGTGGTGTGCAGCGACTGGTACATGTTGCTCTTGGGCGTCGCGATGTAGTCCTTGAAGCGCTCGTGGACGGGCGTGAAGAGGTCGTGCACCACGCCGAGGACCCGATAGCACTCGGTCTTGTCGCGCGTGATCACCCGGATGCCCAGGAGGTCGAAGATCTCCTCGAACGCGCGCTCCTGCGCGCGCATTTTCCGGTAGATCGATTCCAGGTGTTTCGGGCGCCCCATGACGTCGGCCTTGATGCCGGCCGCGACGAGGCGGTCCTTCACCGGCCCCATCACCTCCTGGATCTGCCGCTCGCGCTCCTCGCGCTTCAGCGCCACCTTCTGGCGCAGCTCCTGGAACGCCTCGAAGTCGAGGTGCTTCAGGCAGAGGTCGTCCAGCTCCCACTTGATCCGCGCGATGCCGAGCCGGTGCGCGAGCGGCGCGTAGATCTCGCGCGTCTCGCGCGCGATGGCGGCCGCGCGCTCCGGATTCAGCGCGTTCAGGGTGCGCATGTTGTGGAGCCGGTCCGCCAGCTTGATCAGGATGACGCGCAGGTCGCGCGCCATGGAGAGGAGCATCTTCCGAAAGTTCTCCGCCTGCTCCGTCTCGGGGCGGTCGAAGTGGAGTCCGCTGATCTTGGTCACGCCGTCCACGAGCGCCGCGACCTCCGGCCCGAACGCGCGCTGGATGGCCGGGAGGTCGATCTCGGTGTCCTCGACCACGTCGTGGAGGAGCGCGGCCTCGAGCAGCGTGTCGTCCAGGCCGGTCCCCAGCAGGTCCACGAGGATCGCGGCCACCGCGACCGAATGGGTCACGAACGGCTCGCCGGAGCGGCGCTTCTGGTCGACGTGCGCGCGCGCGGCGAATTCGTAGGCCTCGCGGACCTTCTCGAGATGGAAGGGCTTGCCGGTCTTGTGCAGCGCCTCGAGGAGCGGCCCCAAGGCGTCCGGGGGGGCCGGGACCACGGTCAGCGGACCTGGATGTCGCGCAGCTTGAGCTGGAGGCGCGACCGAT
It encodes the following:
- a CDS encoding bifunctional (p)ppGpp synthetase/guanosine-3',5'-bis(diphosphate) 3'-pyrophosphohydrolase, with translation MVPAPPDALGPLLEALHKTGKPFHLEKVREAYEFAARAHVDQKRRSGEPFVTHSVAVAAILVDLLGTGLDDTLLEAALLHDVVEDTEIDLPAIQRAFGPEVAALVDGVTKISGLHFDRPETEQAENFRKMLLSMARDLRVILIKLADRLHNMRTLNALNPERAAAIARETREIYAPLAHRLGIARIKWELDDLCLKHLDFEAFQELRQKVALKREERERQIQEVMGPVKDRLVAAGIKADVMGRPKHLESIYRKMRAQERAFEEIFDLLGIRVITRDKTECYRVLGVVHDLFTPVHERFKDYIATPKSNMYQSLHTTVVAPGGLMVEFQIRTAEMHQIAELGVAAHYRYKEGGRQDAELEAKLAPLLRGADFQSATMGDPDEFMEYLKTSLYQDEVFVFTPRGDLRRLPRGATPLDFAYLVHTQVGNHCVGAKVNGRIVALRTELRSGDTVQIITSPGAKPNRDWLKLVRTHAARSKIRHWLKVAEHSDSVALGKEILERELRRRRLTPPPDVSVESLAQSMGHPDVNGLYAALGQGNLSVQQVIGKWIPDGGGPVQRLKEASLETIRAITGRPGHGVRIQGVDNLMVAYAKCCQPVPGDPVVGIVTRGRGVTVHRTDCPNTFDDRVPAERRMVVDWSAKPEDSFTVKLSIFGQDRKSLLADIAKAISTTNTNIRTAGIKANDRNARGAFVVEVRDLAHLREVMRAIENVDGVDAVEREQVFGKPGHGEAGLAS
- the dtd gene encoding D-aminoacyl-tRNA deacylase — encoded protein: MRALLQRVSRAAVRVEEEEIARIGTGLLILLGVAASDPDAAAPRLAERCALLRIFEDEAGRMNRSVLDVAGEALVVSQFTLVADVSRGRRPGFDPAAPPVAAEAAYERFCAALEGSGVPVRRGRFGASMRVELVNEGPATFLLETPS